One genomic segment of Elgaria multicarinata webbii isolate HBS135686 ecotype San Diego chromosome 9, rElgMul1.1.pri, whole genome shotgun sequence includes these proteins:
- the RNF148 gene encoding RING finger protein 148 has protein sequence MNLRGIPIKRRGLPSFCFLHLGIYLALSICSSQAEAFWIANLNISFQLGNQTVWEIAENGVFAKVSPLKKVSGVVVPPQGPHQNACSSATHFNKPVNVNSWIALIIRGQCSFTKKISMAVEKGAVGVIIYNYPGTGNNVFPMLNFGAEDTVAVMIGNLKGMDLLHLIQNGIQVMVTVEVGKHYYPWLIHYMGTIFVFVSVAVAYCTFYCAARFRRSRNPEQRCHQLLDIKKAMNHLELRTLTDADKEIGANGERCAVCLEMYKTKDIARVLHCRHLFHKDCVDPWLLKHQTCPVCKWDMLGTVESVATEAGPLGTPIANDTPSMISSANEEGYQEAHAGIQKGTKAQSGSK, from the coding sequence ATGAACTTGCGTGGAATTCCCATCAAGAGACGAGGGCTACCATCTTTTTGCTTTCTGCACCTTGGCATCTATCTTGCGCTCAGTATATGTAGCTCGCAAGCCGAGGCCTTTTGGATTGCCAATCTTAACATATCGTTTCAATTAGGGAATCAGACTGTGTGGGAGATCGCGGAAAACGGGGTGTTTGCCAAAGTCTCTCCTTTGAAGAAAGTGTCTGGAGTTGTGGTGCCACCACAGGGGCCACATCAAAATGCCTGCAGTTCGGCAACACATTTTAATAAGCCAGTAAACGTGAACAGCTGGATAGCTCTCATCATCAGGGGCCAATGttcatttacaaaaaaaataagCATGGCTGTAGAAAAGGGAGCTGTTGGTGTGATCATCTATAATTATCCAGGTACAGGTAACAACGTGTTTCCCATGCTTAACTTTGGAGCGGAAGATACTGTAGCAGTTATGATCGGCAACCTGAAAGGCATGGACCTCTTGCATTTGATTCAGAATGGCATCCAAGTGATGGTAACAGTTGAAGTTGGAAAGCATTATTACCCATGGCTAATCCATTATATGGGTACCATTTTTGTCTTTGTCTCAGTTGCTGTGGCATATTGCACCTTTTACTGTGCTGCTAGGTTCCGAAGATCAAGGAATCCAGAACAGAGATGCCATCAGCTACTTGATATTAAAAAGGCCATGAATCATCTTGAACTGCGCACATTGACAGACGCTGACAAGGAAATTGGGGCAAATGGAGAGAGATGTGCGGTGTGTTTAGAAATGTACAAGACTAAAGATATAGCCCGTGTTTTGCATTGCCGACATCTTTTCCACAAAGACTGTGTTGATCCTTGGCTTTTAAAACATCAGACATGCCCTGTGTGCAAGTGGGACATGCTTGGAACAGTGGAAAGTGTTGCAACTGAAGCAGGACCGTTGGGTACTCCAATAGCAAATGACACTCCTTCCATGATCAGTTCTGCTAATGAAGAAGGCTATCAAGAAGCACATGCAGGAATACAAAAAGGCACAAAGGCACAATCTGGAAGCAAATAA